Proteins encoded in a region of the uncultured Sunxiuqinia sp. genome:
- a CDS encoding RagB/SusD family nutrient uptake outer membrane protein, with translation MKSRLILIYFSIIFVAFACTDNLDLFPKTAVSDGSFWNSEDDYELAVNSLYNTLPTRSIDVDSDTQFAESDNAISSGTNLAKESEDYWNDNYSRIRSSTYIIEKAKENEEVDASRYVAEARFFRAFYYYNLLVRYGGVPIIDKVLNTDSEELYSSRASRKELVSFIIDDLELAEKDLPLRSHLTSSDEIGRITKGAANALMAKVALFEATWSKYNGGGSDVNALLTIAKSASKAVISSNEFELLNRYGSESYRHLFMDPDVDDNSLGVKPEQILAKRFREEVRTHTFAQDIQVKGSPTRKLMDMYLCVDGLPIDKSPLFKGYGGVDSEFDNRDLRMNNTVGRIGDYVWRHDGAELLVANKGFFVSTTTGYRLWKYQTEGESRLNRKDYNDQEIIRYAEVLLIYAEASYELAGSITDSELNESINLLRQRAEIHELSNGFVSANNLNMLEEIRRERTVELALEGERLLDLKRWGIAVEELSKEVLGIQYDNSAWKDVTDNNGNPIKVSDLTSFGTNDDGFVIVQPKSSRTFSERNYLFPIPLQEIQLNENLTQNPNW, from the coding sequence ATTTTGGAATAGCGAGGATGATTACGAGTTAGCTGTTAATAGCCTGTATAATACATTGCCAACTCGTTCTATTGATGTGGATTCCGATACTCAGTTTGCTGAAAGTGACAATGCTATAAGTAGTGGAACCAATTTAGCAAAAGAAAGTGAGGATTATTGGAATGATAATTACTCTAGGATCAGATCAAGTACTTACATTATTGAAAAGGCGAAAGAAAATGAGGAAGTGGATGCCAGTAGATATGTTGCTGAAGCCCGCTTTTTCAGAGCATTTTATTATTATAATCTTCTTGTTAGGTACGGTGGAGTGCCAATTATTGATAAAGTGCTGAATACAGATTCCGAGGAATTGTACAGTTCCAGGGCATCACGCAAAGAGCTGGTAAGTTTTATTATTGATGATTTAGAATTGGCAGAGAAAGATTTGCCTCTTCGAAGTCACTTGACTAGTAGTGATGAAATCGGTCGTATCACTAAAGGGGCTGCCAATGCGCTAATGGCAAAAGTTGCTTTGTTTGAAGCAACATGGAGCAAATATAACGGAGGAGGTTCAGATGTTAATGCATTACTTACTATTGCTAAAAGTGCATCGAAAGCTGTAATAAGCAGTAATGAATTTGAATTGCTGAATAGATATGGTTCAGAAAGCTACCGCCATTTATTTATGGATCCGGATGTAGATGACAACAGTCTCGGAGTTAAACCAGAACAAATTCTAGCTAAACGGTTTCGCGAAGAAGTACGTACACATACTTTTGCTCAAGATATTCAAGTGAAAGGTAGTCCAACAAGAAAATTGATGGATATGTATTTATGTGTTGATGGATTACCAATAGATAAATCGCCACTATTTAAAGGGTATGGAGGTGTGGATAGCGAATTTGATAATCGTGATCTTCGAATGAATAATACAGTTGGTAGAATTGGTGATTATGTATGGCGCCATGACGGAGCCGAATTATTGGTTGCTAACAAGGGTTTCTTTGTGTCAACAACAACTGGCTACAGACTTTGGAAATACCAAACAGAAGGCGAATCCAGACTTAATCGTAAAGACTATAATGATCAAGAAATAATTCGTTATGCTGAAGTTCTTTTAATTTACGCAGAGGCATCTTATGAATTAGCTGGATCGATAACAGATTCTGAATTAAATGAAAGTATTAATTTACTTCGACAAAGAGCTGAGATACATGAATTAAGTAATGGTTTTGTTAGCGCAAATAATTTGAATATGCTTGAAGAGATTCGAAGAGAAAGAACTGTTGAGCTAGCGTTGGAAGGAGAACGATTGCTTGATTTGAAACGATGGGGAATAGCTGTAGAAGAATTAAGTAAAGAAGTATTGGGAATCCAATATGATAATTCGGCATGGAAAGATGTGACTGATAATAACGGTAATCCAATTAAAGTATCTGATTTAACTTCATTTGGTACAAATGATGATGGATTTGTTATTGTACAGCCAAAATCATCCAGAACTTTCTCAGAAAGAAATTATCTTTTTCCAATTCCACTTCAGGAAATTCAGTTAAACGAGAACCTTACTCAAAATCCAAATTGGTAA